One window of Lawsonibacter asaccharolyticus genomic DNA carries:
- a CDS encoding TetR family transcriptional regulator, protein MRRTTATTDYLKECMGTALLELMKEKPIEKISIEEMTAKADVGRSTYFRYFKSKDEVLSFKITCLWKRFSDEHGATNFATGSYDGIRLFFEFCLSTRPICDLLYSADRQYVILNFYLQEAASIVANADAKTHYFIQFITYGLFGLMNAWVLRGYKETPQEMAQIVCDWEASSEEK, encoded by the coding sequence ATGCGAAGGACAACGGCTACAACAGACTATCTGAAAGAATGTATGGGTACAGCGTTGCTGGAACTAATGAAAGAAAAACCCATTGAAAAAATCAGTATTGAGGAGATGACTGCCAAGGCAGATGTAGGTCGCTCCACTTATTTCCGTTATTTCAAAAGTAAAGATGAAGTTCTGTCTTTCAAAATCACATGTCTGTGGAAGCGCTTTTCCGACGAACACGGTGCTACCAACTTCGCCACTGGTAGTTATGACGGCATCAGGCTGTTTTTTGAATTTTGCCTTTCCACTCGTCCTATTTGTGATCTGCTCTACTCAGCTGATCGCCAATATGTGATTCTAAACTTCTATTTACAAGAAGCGGCATCCATTGTCGCTAATGCCGATGCCAAAACGCACTACTTTATCCAATTTATTACATATGGATTGTTTGGGCTTATGAATGCGTGGGTATTACGAGGCTATAAAGAAACCCCACAGGAAATGGCACAAATAGTTTGCGATTGGGAAGCATCTTCGGAGGAGAAATAA
- a CDS encoding transposase IS116/IS110/IS902 family protein: MEVVYRCCCGIDVHKKIIVACLNQGGEQSLREFGTTTSEIKSLATWLTESGCEIIAMESTGVFWKPLYNLFELMDLDAIVVNAAHMKALPGRKTDVKDAEWIADLLRHGLLKASYIPSREQRELREITRYRKSLTEERCRETNRLQKILEGANIKLDSVVKDINGKSARKLLEKIIEDDVPTSEEEISKMIHGRMRSKLGQLVTAIEGITTPLQRKLLAQVIDHIDDLNRRIADLDKLVQDYMDEYEAAITALCDIPGIARRSAEVILAEIGLDMSRFPSAAHLCSWAGVCPGNCQSAGRRKHGKTTKGNKPLKTILTQCAKSARSVKGSYFSAQYQRIAARRGKNRATLAVAHSMLIAIYHMLRNNVPFRDLGSDYYDSFNRDRKIHGYLKRLKALGWEPDALPGSA, from the coding sequence ATGGAAGTTGTCTATCGGTGTTGTTGTGGGATTGATGTGCATAAGAAGATCATCGTGGCCTGTTTGAATCAGGGCGGAGAGCAGAGCCTGCGTGAATTCGGCACAACGACCAGCGAAATCAAGTCTTTGGCAACCTGGCTCACAGAATCAGGCTGTGAAATAATTGCCATGGAAAGCACGGGCGTATTTTGGAAACCACTGTATAACCTGTTTGAGCTGATGGATTTGGATGCCATAGTTGTCAATGCGGCGCACATGAAAGCACTGCCCGGACGTAAGACAGATGTGAAAGACGCAGAATGGATCGCGGATCTGCTCCGCCACGGACTGCTGAAAGCAAGTTATATCCCCAGCCGGGAACAGCGGGAGCTACGTGAAATTACCCGTTACCGAAAAAGCCTGACAGAGGAACGGTGCAGAGAAACCAACCGTCTACAAAAGATTCTGGAAGGCGCCAACATCAAATTGGACTCTGTGGTCAAAGACATCAACGGAAAGAGTGCCAGAAAGCTGTTGGAAAAGATCATTGAAGATGATGTCCCAACCAGTGAGGAGGAAATATCCAAGATGATCCACGGGCGGATGCGCTCCAAGCTGGGACAACTTGTGACGGCCATTGAGGGAATCACTACACCGCTTCAAAGAAAGCTGCTGGCACAGGTCATAGACCATATCGACGATTTGAATAGACGTATTGCCGACTTGGACAAACTAGTTCAGGATTACATGGATGAATATGAAGCGGCAATTACTGCTCTTTGCGATATTCCTGGCATCGCCCGGCGCAGCGCCGAGGTGATTCTGGCGGAAATTGGTCTGGATATGAGCAGATTTCCCAGTGCTGCCCATCTTTGTTCCTGGGCTGGGGTTTGTCCTGGCAACTGCCAGAGCGCGGGACGGCGAAAGCACGGAAAAACGACAAAAGGAAACAAGCCGCTCAAGACGATTTTGACCCAATGCGCAAAATCTGCACGTTCTGTAAAAGGGTCTTATTTCTCGGCGCAATACCAGCGGATCGCAGCAAGGCGAGGCAAGAACCGTGCTACACTTGCAGTCGCTCATTCCATGTTAATCGCCATATACCACATGCTTAGAAACAACGTGCCATTTCGTGATTTGGGCTCTGACTATTACGATTCTTTTAATAGGGACAGAAAAATACATGGTTACCTGAAACGCCTGAAAGCACTGGGCTGGGAACCTGATGCCCTGCCCGGTTCCGCCTGA